In Rattus rattus isolate New Zealand chromosome 3, Rrattus_CSIRO_v1, whole genome shotgun sequence, one genomic interval encodes:
- the Cenph gene encoding centromere protein H, with protein sequence MEPLRERPVAGAEACGPRSSPQASEERIMDRISLLLRLRAQTKQQLLEYKSVIDANEEKTPEQIMQEKQIEVKIEDLENEIEDVKSNFEVKSLALSRMKLSAALQNTLENMGPESSLLTDDMKHIMQLQKLIMKSQEESKELEKKLLDVRKKRLQLKQASRSKLLEIQTERSKQKEDVDKMENSEVVKAMKDKLQMEIKITTVIQHAFQGLILGSKTNWAEDPALREIVLQLEKNLTTL encoded by the exons ATGGAGCCGCTGCGCGAGAGGCCTGTGGCCGGGGCTGAGGCCTGCGGACCCCGCTCCTCTCCGCAGGCCTCGGAGGAGCGGATCATGGACCGCATCAGCCTGCTGCTCAG GCTGAGAGCACAGACAAAACAACAGCTCTTGGAGTATAAGTCCGTGATCGACGCAA ATGAAGAAAAAACTCCAGAACAGATCAtgcaagaaaaacaaattgaAGT TAAAATTGAAGACCTGGAGAATGAAATAGAAGATGTAAAAAGTAATTTTGAAGTGAAAAGTCTCGCACTGAGCAG gatgAAACTTTCAGCTGCCCTTCAGAATACCTTGGAGAACATGGGCCCTGAGAGTAG TCTGCTCACTGACGACATGAAGCACATAATGCAGCTACAGAAGTTAATAATGAAGTCCCAGGAG GAGTCTAAGGAACTGGAGAAAAAGCTGCTTGATGTCAGAAAGAAGAGACTAC AACTAAAACAAGCTTCAAGAAGTAAGCTTTTAGAAATACAAACGGAGAGGAGCAAACAGAAAGAGGATGTGGACAAGATGGAGAATTCTGAAGTGGTAAAGGCCATGAAAGACAAGCTACAGATGGAGATAAAGATCACTACTGTCATTCAACATGCATTCCAG gGCCTTATTTTGGGGAGTAAAACCAACTGGGCAGAGGATCCTGCACTCAGAGAGATTGTGCTGCAGCTGGAGAAGAATCTCACTACACTGTAA
- the Ccnb1 gene encoding G2/mitotic-specific cyclin-B1 has translation MALRVTRNTKINTENKAKVSMAGAKRVPVAVAASKPLLRSRTALGDIGNKVSEQSRIPLKKETKKLGSGTVTVKALPKPVDKVPVCEPEVELDEPEPEPEPVMEVKHSPEPILVDTPSPSPMETSGCAPAEEYLCQAFSDVILAVSDVDADDGGDPNLCSEYVKDIYAYLRQLEEEQSVRPKYLLGREVTGNMRAILIDWLIQVQMKFRLLQETMYMTVSIIDRFMQDSCVPKKMLQLVGVTAMFIASKYEEMYPPEIGDFAFVTNNTYTKHQIRQMEMKILRVLNFSLGRPLPLHFLRRASKIGEVDVEQHTLAKYLMELSMLDYDMVHFAPSQIAAGAFCLALKILDNGEWTPTLQHYLSHTEESLLPVMQHLAKNIVMVNRGLTKHMTIKNKYATSKHAKISTLAQLNCTLVQNLSKAVTKA, from the exons ATGGCGCTCAGGGTCACTAGG AACACGAAAATTAACACAGAAAATAAGGCCAAGGTCAGCATGGCAGGCGCCAAGCGTGTGCCTGTGGCAGTTGCTGCCTCCAAACCCCTGCTGAGATCGAGAACTGCTCTTGGAGACATTGGTAATAAAGTCAGCGAACAGTCAAGAATACCCCTCAAAAAG GAAACAAAAAAGTTAGGTTCTGGAACAGTTACTGTTAAAGCCCTACCAAAACCTGTGGACAAGGTGCCCGTGTGCGAACCAGAGGTGGAACTTGATGAGCCTGAGCCTGAACCTGAACCTGTTATGGAAGTGAAACACTCTCCTGAGCCTATTTTG GTTGATACTCCCTCTCCAAGCCCAATGGAAACATCTGGATGTGCACCTGCAGAAGAATATCTGTGTCAGGCTTTCTCCGATGTGATTCTTGCAGTGAGCGATGTAGATGCAGACGATGGTGGTGATCCAAACCTCTGTAGTGAATATGTGAAAGATATCTATGCTTACCTCAgacaactggag gaagagcagtcagttagACCAAAATACCTACTGGGTCGTGAAGTCACTGGAAACATGAGAGCCATCCTAATCGACTGGCTAATACAGGTTCAGATGAAATTTCGGCTGCTGCAGGAGACCATGTACATGACTGTGTCCATTATCGATCGGTTCATGCAG GACAGTTGTGTGCCCAAGAAGATGCTGCAGCTGGTTGGTGTAACTGCCATGTTTATTGCAAGCAAATACGAGGAGATGTACCCTCCAGAGATCGGTGACTTCGCTTTTGTGACTAACAACACTTACACCAAGCACCAGATCAGACAGATGGAGATGAAGATTCTGAGAGTTCTGAACTTCAGTCTGGGTCGCCCTCTGCCTCTGCACTTCCTCCGTAGAGCATCTAAAATTGGAGAG GTCGATGTTGAGCAGCATACTTTGGCCAAATACCTCATGGAGCTCTCCATGCTGGACTACGACATGGTGCATTTTGCCCCTTCTCAAATTGCAGCTGGGGCTTTTTGCTTAGCCCTGAAAATTCTTGACAACGGTGAATGG ACACCAACTCTGCAGCACTACCTGTCCCACACTGAGgaatctctgcttcctgtgatgcAGCACCTGGCTAAGAACATAGTCATGGTGAACCGTGGCCTCACAAAGCACATG ACGATCAAGAACAAGTATGCAACATCTAAGCATGCTAAGATCAGCACTCTGGCACAACTGAATTGTACACTAGTTCAGAATTTGTCTAAGGCCGTGACAAAGGCGTAA